One segment of Thermosynechococcus sp. HN-54 DNA contains the following:
- the ald gene encoding alanine dehydrogenase yields MRIGVPKEIKDQEFRVGLTPAGVQSLRERGHEVIIESGAGVGSGFLDEAYVAAGAQIVATAQAAWDAELVIKVKEPLPSEYRYLRSGQILFTYLHLAASRELTVALLQSGTTAIAYESVEETHHHQRSFPLLTPMSMIAGRLAVQFGARFLEHTQGGRGVLLSGLPGVRPGRVVILGGGVVGTEAARMAVGLGAQVSILDINLERLKYLETLFGARVEYLYSSSHLIAELLPQADLVIGAVLVPGQRPPCLVPKSLVQRMRPGAVIIDVAVDQGGCVETLRPTTHSNPTYTVFGVVHYGVPNMPGAVPWTATQALTNSTLPYILCLADHGDRALELSPALAKGLVVKQHYLVHPDVRVVFPDL; encoded by the coding sequence ATGCGCATTGGTGTCCCCAAGGAAATCAAGGATCAAGAATTTCGCGTCGGTCTCACCCCAGCGGGAGTCCAGAGTCTGCGGGAGCGGGGTCATGAGGTCATCATTGAAAGTGGCGCCGGGGTTGGTTCGGGCTTCCTCGATGAGGCCTATGTGGCAGCAGGGGCGCAAATTGTGGCTACGGCCCAAGCGGCGTGGGATGCTGAACTGGTCATCAAAGTCAAGGAACCTTTGCCCTCAGAATATCGTTACCTGCGTTCTGGCCAAATCCTCTTTACCTACCTCCATCTCGCCGCTAGTCGAGAGCTGACGGTGGCGCTTCTGCAATCGGGCACGACCGCGATCGCCTACGAAAGTGTCGAAGAAACCCACCATCATCAACGCAGTTTCCCGCTGCTGACCCCCATGAGCATGATTGCTGGTCGCTTGGCAGTGCAGTTTGGTGCCCGCTTTCTAGAGCATACTCAAGGGGGGCGGGGGGTGCTCCTCAGTGGCCTGCCGGGGGTGCGGCCAGGGCGGGTTGTCATTCTGGGTGGCGGTGTTGTGGGGACAGAGGCAGCACGCATGGCTGTTGGCTTGGGGGCACAGGTGAGCATTCTTGACATTAATTTGGAGCGTCTAAAGTACCTTGAAACCCTCTTTGGTGCACGGGTGGAGTACCTCTACAGCAGTTCTCATCTCATTGCCGAGCTACTGCCCCAAGCCGATTTGGTGATTGGTGCTGTTCTTGTGCCGGGTCAACGTCCTCCTTGTCTTGTGCCCAAGTCGCTGGTGCAAAGGATGCGCCCCGGAGCCGTGATTATTGATGTGGCTGTGGATCAAGGGGGCTGTGTGGAAACCCTGCGACCCACTACCCATTCCAACCCCACCTACACGGTTTTTGGCGTCGTGCACTATGGCGTTCCCAATATGCCGGGAGCCGTGCCTTGGACAGCAACCCAAGCCCTAACGAACAGTACCTTGCCCTATATTCTCTGCCTCGCCGATCATGGCGATCGCGCTCTCGAACTTTCCCCTGCCCTTGCCAAAGGTCTAGTGGTCAAGCAGCACTATTTAGTCCATCCCGATGTCCGGGTTGTCTTTCCCGATCTTTAG